The Leptospira sp. WS39.C2 genome contains a region encoding:
- a CDS encoding ribonuclease R family protein, producing MDTYKIQRKIIEYLDQKAGKDITRQEIKKKFTESSEFKRPDPKSKKVKSFKRKEKVPRKEIEFLIDQLCNLLEVEGLLIPNKKYSTVANPFRLTGRISISRRGDGFISLPSKNEIFVPGPLTNTAITGDKVEVIPLGVGKKDRLEAEVTKVLKRGRILYRMKVKEKTNKFVFGNFLDMLGEAKEGVLHVKSILKDSFDAINVDDVLIVKLKEGAEPQDYLYDVSFIRFESDTKEDADLQRILMKYNYDPVHPDFIPLDFPEEVSEKTVSDWNRRTDLRDLYAVTIDGITAKDFDDAISFVDEGNKLRVWIHIADVSYYVEKGSALDKEAYERATSVYLANRVVPMLPPILSEDLCSLVANTNRLAFTVEMEASKTGEIYNAKFYKSIIKVKKRYTYEMAEEEIKAQDPNNWMYQVSLFTDALRKHRMKTGRIDLNLRETTITWNERKEPIGIENRERLTSHILIEELMLSANLKVDEFLRKKKVPTLHRIHEPMDEEKLETLNHFLQLNGYNVQIHDTSYPEIMKAVKEIKDNSVGKIFNYLLLRSFMQAYYGADPLGHWGLGFKDYCHFTSPIRRYPDLIVHRVLDATLLEGEKEYSDNEIAVIGLHCSEEERRAADAERDIVKIKSFRYLESTGIKEFKGFIVGIRPSQIFVELDISNLEGVLEKSEFTDEFEVVIKNDFSFYSKKYSKIFFIGDPVTVSLDRIDFEEIKVFLKLKDFKKEEIPLKKK from the coding sequence ATGGATACCTATAAAATACAAAGAAAAATCATCGAATACCTAGACCAAAAAGCTGGTAAAGATATCACAAGACAAGAGATCAAAAAAAAATTCACTGAATCCAGTGAGTTCAAACGACCCGACCCAAAATCAAAAAAAGTAAAATCCTTCAAACGGAAAGAAAAGGTTCCTAGAAAAGAAATCGAATTTCTCATCGACCAACTTTGTAATCTTTTAGAAGTAGAAGGTTTACTCATACCAAACAAAAAATATTCCACCGTAGCAAATCCGTTCCGACTGACAGGTCGAATTTCCATTTCACGAAGAGGGGATGGTTTTATTTCCTTACCTTCCAAAAATGAAATTTTTGTTCCAGGACCTCTCACAAATACAGCAATAACTGGTGATAAAGTTGAAGTGATCCCACTTGGAGTCGGCAAAAAAGATCGATTGGAAGCTGAGGTTACAAAAGTTCTCAAACGAGGCCGTATCCTCTATCGAATGAAAGTGAAAGAAAAAACAAATAAATTTGTATTTGGTAATTTCTTAGACATGTTAGGTGAAGCTAAAGAAGGAGTCCTGCATGTTAAATCCATTCTCAAAGATAGTTTCGATGCCATAAACGTAGATGATGTCTTGATTGTTAAATTAAAAGAAGGTGCTGAACCACAAGACTATCTTTATGATGTGAGTTTCATTCGTTTTGAATCCGATACAAAGGAAGATGCTGACTTACAAAGGATCTTAATGAAATACAATTATGATCCAGTTCATCCTGATTTTATTCCTTTGGATTTTCCAGAAGAAGTATCAGAAAAAACTGTTTCCGATTGGAATCGACGTACAGATCTTCGTGATCTATATGCTGTAACAATCGATGGAATCACTGCAAAGGATTTTGATGATGCGATAAGTTTTGTAGATGAGGGAAATAAACTCCGAGTCTGGATTCATATTGCCGATGTTTCCTATTATGTGGAAAAAGGCTCTGCCTTAGACAAAGAAGCGTATGAAAGAGCTACTTCTGTATATTTAGCAAACCGAGTGGTTCCTATGTTGCCACCTATTCTTTCAGAAGATCTCTGTAGTCTCGTTGCCAATACAAATCGTTTGGCATTTACCGTTGAGATGGAAGCAAGTAAAACTGGCGAAATTTATAACGCTAAGTTTTATAAATCCATCATCAAAGTAAAAAAACGATATACCTATGAAATGGCAGAAGAAGAAATCAAAGCCCAAGATCCAAACAATTGGATGTACCAAGTGTCTCTTTTCACGGATGCGCTCCGTAAACATAGAATGAAAACTGGTAGGATTGATTTAAATCTTCGAGAAACAACCATCACTTGGAATGAGCGAAAGGAACCGATAGGAATAGAAAACAGGGAACGGCTAACAAGTCATATCTTAATCGAAGAACTTATGTTATCTGCTAATTTAAAAGTAGATGAATTTTTGCGTAAAAAGAAAGTTCCTACGCTCCATCGTATTCATGAGCCCATGGATGAAGAGAAATTGGAAACTCTCAATCATTTCCTCCAACTCAATGGTTACAATGTGCAAATCCATGATACAAGTTATCCTGAAATCATGAAGGCAGTTAAAGAAATCAAAGACAATTCCGTTGGCAAAATTTTCAATTACCTTCTCCTTCGTAGTTTTATGCAGGCGTATTACGGTGCGGACCCACTCGGCCACTGGGGACTTGGTTTTAAAGATTACTGCCATTTTACATCTCCGATCAGACGTTATCCTGATTTGATTGTACATAGAGTTTTAGATGCAACCTTACTCGAGGGAGAAAAAGAATACTCAGACAATGAAATTGCTGTGATTGGACTTCATTGTTCGGAAGAAGAAAGAAGAGCCGCCGATGCCGAACGAGACATTGTAAAAATTAAATCTTTTCGTTATTTGGAATCCACAGGGATCAAAGAATTTAAAGGATTCATAGTGGGGATTCGACCTTCTCAAATTTTTGTGGAACTTGATATTTCAAATTTGGAAGGGGTTCTCGAGAAATCAGAATTTACCGACGAGTTTGAAGTTGTAATCAAAAATGATTTTTCCTTTTATTCCAAAAAATATTCAAAAATCTTTTTTATCGGAGATCCTGTGACCGTTAGTTTGGACCGAATTGATTTTGAAGAAATCAAAGTATTTTTGAAACTAAAAGATTTTAAAAAAGAAGAAATTCCACTCAAGAAAAAATAG
- the tsaB gene encoding tRNA (adenosine(37)-N6)-threonylcarbamoyltransferase complex dimerization subunit type 1 TsaB, with protein sequence MNILYFDTTQDWIHVLVAEANDNFELNIKSKIIESSPKEASYRLVELIQTTLMQANVIKPDRIFVPHGPGSFTGIRITVTTARDLAQLWDIPVIGFDSALLYLVGMEGNNHYFQNTKLNQKFNPKTLICLDGKQGKFYTKYYNGNTFSETEDQKPDQIKQLIEKGEITPNKWYYTGNLPEFYPEGVIKIEATNLNLSSIMKYSLEQTKQIELKDYNYLSLLPNYIRGTYVDLK encoded by the coding sequence TTGAATATTTTGTACTTTGATACAACTCAAGATTGGATTCACGTTTTAGTTGCAGAAGCCAATGATAATTTCGAGTTGAATATTAAGTCAAAAATAATTGAATCTTCGCCGAAGGAAGCCTCATACCGTTTAGTAGAGTTAATCCAAACAACACTAATGCAAGCCAATGTAATCAAACCAGATAGAATATTTGTCCCTCATGGACCTGGTTCATTCACTGGAATTCGCATAACAGTCACTACTGCAAGGGACTTAGCACAATTATGGGATATTCCTGTGATTGGATTTGATAGTGCTTTATTGTATTTAGTCGGAATGGAAGGGAACAATCATTATTTTCAGAATACCAAACTAAATCAAAAATTTAATCCGAAAACCCTTATCTGTTTGGATGGAAAACAAGGAAAATTCTACACTAAATATTATAATGGAAATACATTTTCTGAAACGGAAGACCAAAAACCAGATCAGATTAAGCAATTGATTGAGAAGGGAGAAATTACACCTAACAAATGGTACTATACTGGAAATTTACCCGAATTTTACCCAGAAGGTGTCATAAAAATTGAAGCGACAAACTTAAATTTATCGTCTATAATGAAATATAGTTTGGAACAAACCAAACAAATAGAACTAAAAGATTACAATTATTTATCCCTCCTCCCCAATTACATCCGTGGGACTTATGTAGATCTAAAATGA
- the tsaE gene encoding tRNA (adenosine(37)-N6)-threonylcarbamoyltransferase complex ATPase subunit type 1 TsaE yields MKANFLSLRETELQPVFATLDNVIESFLSLNKKPILLFTGEMGAGKTTFIRVWFSRFGTNSSINSPTFSLYNIYDSPKYRLVHFDLYRIQSLEEMENLGFEEIWGKEEISAIEWWQKAESILPKENRIYITINSETIKNRTYTIEWADEDIT; encoded by the coding sequence ATGAAAGCAAACTTTCTCTCTTTGAGAGAAACCGAGTTACAACCAGTTTTTGCAACTCTGGACAATGTCATTGAATCCTTCCTTTCCCTAAATAAAAAACCAATTCTCCTTTTCACTGGAGAAATGGGGGCAGGCAAAACCACTTTCATCCGAGTTTGGTTTTCTCGCTTCGGAACAAATAGTTCCATCAATTCTCCAACTTTTTCATTGTATAATATTTACGACTCGCCTAAATACCGTTTGGTTCATTTTGATTTATACCGAATCCAATCCCTTGAGGAAATGGAAAATTTGGGCTTTGAAGAAATTTGGGGAAAGGAAGAAATTTCTGCCATAGAGTGGTGGCAAAAAGCAGAATCTATATTGCCAAAAGAAAATCGAATCTATATTACCATCAATTCAGAAACCATAAAAAATCGCACTTATACAATTGAATGGGCGGATGAGGATATCACTTGA
- a CDS encoding Hsp33 family molecular chaperone HslO — MSDQVILGISNTHHYRFTIVNLTETAKEPMFLHSLNKEMSVFLSKTMMGALFLAEMTKNQQKVSIQWKDESNKQALAYSDRYGKMKSVAYTSSHEEGDIRNEFILGQGIMKVIRWDYESDTYQSYTNLIEDTFEANFIKYLTESEQIRAIVGMDVVPFDFPGNDFAAKGVFFEALPDATEESFVFLRNKINSLTTKEAFWNLNIDEMLKSIEAEIDSPLEVLSKETPEFLCDCSRHKVADIIASLGEKEANSIIDEMGKIEITCEFCRTAYQFDSFDVEKFFKQ; from the coding sequence ATGTCTGACCAAGTTATTTTAGGAATCTCCAATACTCATCACTACCGATTTACAATTGTAAATCTAACGGAAACTGCCAAAGAACCTATGTTCTTACATTCTCTTAACAAGGAAATGTCTGTTTTTTTATCTAAAACAATGATGGGAGCCTTATTCCTTGCGGAAATGACAAAGAACCAACAGAAAGTCAGCATCCAATGGAAAGATGAATCCAATAAACAGGCATTAGCATATAGTGATCGATATGGAAAAATGAAATCCGTAGCTTATACATCGAGCCATGAAGAAGGAGACATTCGAAACGAATTCATTCTTGGACAAGGGATTATGAAGGTGATCCGATGGGATTACGAATCTGATACTTACCAATCTTATACAAATTTAATCGAAGATACCTTCGAAGCAAATTTCATCAAATACCTTACTGAATCAGAACAAATCCGAGCAATAGTAGGAATGGATGTAGTTCCATTTGATTTTCCGGGAAATGATTTTGCAGCAAAAGGAGTTTTTTTTGAGGCATTACCAGATGCAACAGAAGAAAGTTTTGTTTTTTTACGTAATAAAATCAATTCCCTAACCACAAAAGAAGCTTTTTGGAACTTGAACATTGATGAGATGTTAAAATCCATTGAGGCGGAAATAGACTCGCCACTAGAAGTACTCAGCAAAGAAACACCGGAATTTTTATGTGATTGTTCCAGACATAAGGTAGCTGACATTATTGCCTCATTAGGAGAAAAGGAAGCAAACTCCATCATTGATGAAATGGGGAAAATTGAAATTACTTGCGAGTTCTGTCGTACTGCTTATCAATTTGATTCTTTCGACGTGGAGAAATTTTTTAAACAATGA
- a CDS encoding beta-galactosidase: protein MIFGACYYPEQWNPKDWDEDLKIMKEMGLSSVRLAEFAWALMEPKEGKFDFSLFDAVLKKVEEHGMTAILGTPTATFPPWLYQKFPEIVQISKDGIIRGIGTRRQACFSSPAYKKATERIVTAMAKHFGNHPAVVGWQIDNEPGHEGSDVDYSPLAQKNFRSWLKQKYKTLDSLNKRWGNVFWGVIYSDWNQIPLPGPHVASNFNPAMIQDYYRFQSDELVSYIHFQAEILRKYSKGKPLTTNLYPSPFLPITDMYEMFKKLDYVSWDNYPVWGNQQEPYPHPLVTATQQYSRGLKNKPYTVMEQFSGVQGHDTLGYLPPPGQIGLWLTQAIVNGANQIYFFRYRTARFGQEQLCYGILDHGKRKTAKYFELKETIENIKDFAEDVADSPYPATVAILHDIENSRNYKHQPLSDGLRFAPVPFAQVGYDIELATWYAGTNVLNTNAHSLPIHSDVDWSNYKVLTLPLYTMFDPTIVEKLKSYVSNGGTLVLGYRSGIKDKDHWMVEEPVPGVFGELAGVQVFQFEAPATDKVGIRMGLLPLKGSKFCEILEPTTAKVIAHYRDKKKFYSGKPAITVNGFGKGKVYYVGTSLTPESFVLLYRKILKEAGVRFGFLGSTIERHYREGKQFNYEITMNHSNRYKFAGLSILKPFGYKIKRLNK, encoded by the coding sequence ATGATCTTTGGAGCTTGTTATTACCCAGAACAATGGAACCCTAAGGACTGGGACGAAGACCTTAAAATCATGAAAGAAATGGGTCTTTCATCGGTTCGGCTTGCAGAATTTGCATGGGCATTGATGGAACCTAAGGAAGGGAAATTTGATTTTTCTCTTTTTGATGCAGTTTTGAAAAAAGTAGAGGAACATGGGATGACAGCCATCCTTGGAACTCCAACGGCAACCTTTCCTCCTTGGTTGTACCAAAAATTTCCAGAAATTGTCCAAATCTCAAAAGATGGGATCATCCGAGGTATCGGCACAAGACGCCAAGCTTGTTTTTCTTCTCCAGCATATAAAAAAGCGACAGAACGTATTGTTACGGCAATGGCAAAACATTTCGGAAATCATCCTGCTGTTGTTGGTTGGCAAATTGATAATGAACCAGGGCATGAGGGTTCGGACGTTGATTATTCTCCACTTGCTCAGAAAAATTTCAGATCTTGGTTGAAACAAAAATATAAAACTTTGGATTCGCTTAACAAACGTTGGGGGAATGTTTTCTGGGGTGTGATTTACTCAGATTGGAACCAAATTCCACTCCCTGGGCCACATGTGGCGAGTAATTTTAATCCAGCTATGATCCAGGATTATTACCGTTTCCAATCGGATGAACTTGTTTCCTATATACACTTCCAAGCAGAAATCTTAAGAAAGTATAGCAAAGGTAAACCACTCACTACAAATTTATACCCATCTCCTTTTTTACCAATCACAGATATGTACGAAATGTTCAAGAAACTAGACTATGTTTCTTGGGACAATTATCCTGTATGGGGGAACCAACAAGAACCGTACCCTCATCCATTGGTTACAGCCACACAACAGTATTCACGAGGTTTGAAAAACAAACCATATACAGTGATGGAACAATTTTCTGGCGTACAAGGGCATGATACTTTAGGTTACCTCCCACCACCAGGCCAAATAGGACTTTGGTTGACACAAGCCATAGTCAATGGAGCAAACCAGATATATTTTTTCCGTTATCGTACGGCTCGGTTTGGGCAAGAACAACTTTGTTATGGAATATTGGACCATGGCAAAAGAAAAACAGCGAAATACTTTGAATTAAAAGAAACCATCGAAAACATTAAAGATTTTGCAGAAGATGTGGCTGACTCACCTTACCCGGCAACGGTTGCCATCCTTCATGATATTGAAAATTCTAGAAATTACAAACACCAACCTTTGAGTGATGGGCTTCGGTTTGCACCAGTTCCTTTTGCACAAGTTGGTTATGATATTGAACTAGCTACTTGGTATGCAGGAACAAATGTCCTAAATACGAATGCACACTCCTTACCAATCCATTCGGATGTGGATTGGTCGAATTACAAAGTTCTAACACTCCCTCTATATACTATGTTTGATCCAACTATCGTTGAAAAATTGAAATCCTATGTAAGTAATGGTGGGACATTGGTTCTCGGGTATCGCTCTGGGATCAAGGATAAAGACCACTGGATGGTAGAAGAGCCAGTTCCAGGTGTATTTGGCGAGCTTGCTGGTGTTCAAGTATTTCAATTTGAAGCCCCTGCCACTGATAAAGTGGGAATTCGTATGGGACTTTTACCTCTAAAAGGATCTAAATTCTGTGAAATCTTAGAACCAACCACAGCAAAAGTAATCGCACATTACCGAGATAAAAAGAAATTCTATTCCGGAAAACCGGCCATCACAGTGAATGGATTTGGTAAAGGAAAAGTCTATTATGTAGGCACTTCTTTAACACCAGAAAGTTTTGTTTTGCTTTACCGCAAGATTTTAAAAGAAGCAGGAGTTCGTTTTGGTTTCCTTGGTTCCACGATTGAAAGGCACTATAGAGAGGGAAAACAATTCAATTATGAAATTACAATGAACCATTCTAATCGATATAAGTTCGCTGGTTTATCAATTCTTAAACCTTTTGGTTATAAAATCAAAAGATTGAATAAATAA